The genomic segment ACCGTTCGTGACCCCGATCGGATCGTGTTCCACGGCGTGATGGATTATCCGCCGAATATCAATGCCGCGGAGTTCCTGGCCAGGCAGGTGATGCCCCGGGTCCGCGCCATCCGCCCGCAGGCGAAGCTCGCCCTCGTCGGTCGGGCGCCAACCGCCAGGATCCGGGCTCTGGCGCGTCAACCCGGCGTCGAGGTCACGGGAGAGGTGCCGGATCTCCGGCCTTGGCTGCAAGGCAGCAGGGTTGGCATCTGCCCGATGCTGATCGGGACGGGCATCAAGAACAAGCTGCTCGAGGCGATGGCAAGCGGCCTCCCCTGCGTCGCCACGACGCTGTCGGTCCGGGGCCTGCAGGCCGCCGACGGGCGGGAGCTGTTCGTCGCCGACGACGCGGAAGCGCTCGCGGCCCACCTCGTGCGCCTGCTCGACGACGATGCCCTGGCCGCCTCGATCGGAGCCGCCGGCCGGGCCTACGTCCGCGCGCACCATGGCTGGGACCGTGCCGTGCAGAGTTACGAAGCGGTGTACCAGGAAGTACGGGCGGCTACACCAGCTTCCACCTGAATCGCCCGATGCGGCTCTTGACGTACGGGTAGGCGAAGCTGGCCGCGGACAGCGCGGTCCGCGCGACCACCCCTCGGGTGAGCGCGATGGTCTCCACCCCGGCGTCCTCGTCCGCGAACCTGTACTTGTAGGCGTCACGGCCGTGCAGGAACCGGTACTCGGCCACGCCGTCCTCGAACGCCTGGCGGATGGAGTGAACCAGGAGGACGAACCCGACCGATCGGTGATCCCAGACCGGATCCCGACCAGCCTGGTAGTAGCACTCCGCGTCAGCGAACCGCAGACCGTACCAAGCCGCCACCGTCTGGCCGTCGAGGTCGAGCAGCCACAGTCGGAGCCACCCCCGGTCCAGCGCGGTCGCGGCGAACGCCCGGTGGAAGGCCGCCCGGGGGATGAAGCCCGAGCTGCCATTCGACCACCGGAGGCTGTGAAGATGGAACAGCGTGTCGAGGGCGGCCGGGAGCGCCTCCGGGTCCTGGACGAGCCGGAACGCCACGTCATGATGGCGCGCCAGGTTCCGCTCCCGGCGCCCCACCTGCTGGCGGAAGTTCGAACTTCTCCGGGCGAGGAAAGCGCTCCAGCCGCCATCCGGATTACGGAGCAGCGGGCTGCCGTCCCGTGCGAGGATCTTCCCGCCCAGCGCGGCGGTCCACGACGCGTTCCCGGGAAGGTTGTCGGCGACGAAGATCTCCCATCGCATCCGTGCCAGGGCCTGCTGCGTGGCTCGGGCCACCGAGGGGAGGTCTTCGGGAGCATGGATGGGTCCGAGCTGGTCGCCGGCTCCGTGGCCGATGAAGCGCAGGATGCGCAGTGGACCCGACGACCATCGGTAGAACGGGAGGATGCCGACGAGGGTACCGTCACCCGCGCGGCAGGTCGTGACCAGTGGGCGATGGCCGCCACCGAAATGACGCCACCAGGTCGAAGCCCATTCATAGGTGGCGAAGACGTTGCGGCTCCGTAGGGCCAGTGGCGTCCACTCGTCTTGCAGGGTCTCGAGCTCCTCCACCTCGAGCCGGACAGGAGCCGGGGACGCTTCCGGCCTCATCCCAGGGTCTCCACCAGCCGTTGTCGCGTGACCCGGACCAGCTTCCCGGTGACACGACGCACGGCCGCCTGCCAGACCCTCTCGTCGGGAGCAAGCACCACACGACGGCCCTCATGAGCCGGCGTGGAGCTGTTGTTCAACCCTGGGCGCACCGTGAGGGAATGCGTATACCCGGCACGCTCGGCGGCCAGCAGCGTGCCGGCATCGTAGTCGCCTCGGGCTCCGTTC from the Actinomycetes bacterium genome contains:
- a CDS encoding GNAT family N-acetyltransferase, encoding MRPEASPAPVRLEVEELETLQDEWTPLALRSRNVFATYEWASTWWRHFGGGHRPLVTTCRAGDGTLVGILPFYRWSSGPLRILRFIGHGAGDQLGPIHAPEDLPSVARATQQALARMRWEIFVADNLPGNASWTAALGGKILARDGSPLLRNPDGGWSAFLARRSSNFRQQVGRRERNLARHHDVAFRLVQDPEALPAALDTLFHLHSLRWSNGSSGFIPRAAFHRAFAATALDRGWLRLWLLDLDGQTVAAWYGLRFADAECYYQAGRDPVWDHRSVGFVLLVHSIRQAFEDGVAEYRFLHGRDAYKYRFADEDAGVETIALTRGVVARTALSAASFAYPYVKSRIGRFRWKLV